The following are from one region of the Tachyglossus aculeatus isolate mTacAcu1 chromosome 13, mTacAcu1.pri, whole genome shotgun sequence genome:
- the LOC119936077 gene encoding myb-related transcription factor, partner of profilin-like: MAGMAGMAGMAVPGRKRKANFSNDETETLVWNVVRHFGALYGADALRTHAARRNQLWAQIQSRVNFLGYTERSVEDLKHKWRDLRLDVKRKLSSRKGGPGGSGPLKARLTPLEKMVASTFTQASSEAEQEAGFDPDSFFPGASKQLLMPLQPSIFINTNGQPSSLPDVEGGPGPRPAGRSPDPSGHREVARGEGQSSGEPRPQPPTSPPLRNGTGGPYGSAEEEEADARPLPARAPGPGPDPPKEEEEDEDEEEREEDEDEERHGSRTSLPSTPEDGPDWTPGPAAGADHSPGPGPAPAQPADGGGWEKEPGPRSPAAASPGAEPPRTNWHRLLDLEEQWDQLYQQELGVWQEERAQQREERARDRELQARLLGVLTDIRDELRYLRQERAFARRAQAAAAAGPQPPAAQDGAPFSGTSPHPGSFFFQPGSGRGEPAGLGRGGPGVPRRGRGRPRGSTSKHRRLYLANS, translated from the exons ATGGCGGGCATGGCGGGCATGGCGGGCATGGCGGTCCCGGGCCGCAAGCGCAAGGCCAACTTCTCCAACGACGAGACGGAGACGCTGGTGTGGAACGTGGTGCGGCACTTCGGGGCCCTGTACGGGGCGGACGCCCTGCGCACCCACGCCGCCCGCCGCAACCAGCTCTGGGCCCAGATCCAGAGCCGCGTCAACTTCCTGGGCTACACCGAGCGCTCCGTGGAGGACCTCAAGCACAAGTGGCGGGACCTGCGCCTCGACGTCAAGCGCAAGCTCTCGTCCAGGAAGGGGGGCCCCGGCGGCTCCGGGCCCCTCAAGGCCCGCCTCACGCCGCTCGAGAAGATGGTCGCCTCCACCTTCACCCAGGCCAGCAGCGAGGCTGAGCAGGAGGCTGGCTTCGACCCAG ATTCCTTCTTCCCCGGAGCCTCCAAGCAGTTGCTGATGCCGCTCCAACCCAGCATCTTCATCAACACCAACGGGCAGCCCTCCTCGCTGCCCGACGTGgagggcggccccggcccccggcccgccggCCGCAGCCCGGACCCCTCGGGCCACCGCGAGGTCgcccggggagaggggcagagctcAG GAGAGCCGAGACCCCAGCCGCCCACGTCCCCGCCCCTGCGCAACGGCACGGGGGGTCCCTACGGCTccgcggaggaagaggaggcggacgcgcgccccctccccgcccgggccccgggtcccggcccggacccccccaaggaggaggaggaggacgaggacgaggaggagcggGAAGAGGACGAGGACGAAGAGCGGCACGGCTCGCGGACCTCCCTCCCGTCCACGCCCGAGGACGGCCCCGACTggacccccggcccggccgccggCGCGGACCACTCCCCCGGTCCCGGGCCGGCCCCGGCCCAGCCGGCGGACGGCGGCGGCTGGGAGAAGGAGCCGGGCCCGCGTTCCCCGGCGGCGGCCTCCCCGGGGGCCGAGCCTCCCCGGACTAACTGGCACCGGCTGCTGGACCTGGAGGAGCAGTGGGACCAGCTGTACCAGCAGGAGCTGGGCGTGTGGCAGGAGGAGCGGGCGCAGCAGCGCGAGGAACGGGCCCGAGACCGCGAGCTGCAGGCCCGGCTCCTGGGCGTCCTCACGGACATCCGCGACGAGCTGCGCTATCTGCGGCAGGAGCGCGCCTTCGCCCGCCGCGcccaggccgccgccgccgccggcccccagccccccgcggCCCAGGACGGCGCCCCGTTCTCGGGCACCTCCCCGCACCCGGGCTCCTTCTTCTTCCAGCCCGGCTCGGGCCGGGGGGAGCCcgcggggctgggcaggggcggACCGGGGGTCccgaggaggggccgggggcggccccgGGGCTCCACCTCCAAACACAGACGTCTCTACCTGGCCAACAGCTAG